One part of the Mycolicibacterium aromaticivorans JS19b1 = JCM 16368 genome encodes these proteins:
- the msrB gene encoding peptide-methionine (R)-S-oxide reductase MsrB — MSSIPAPKLELSDDEWRKRLNPAEYAVLREAGTERPFTGEYTDTKTEGVYACRACGAELFRSTEKFESHCGWPSFFDPSHSEAVILRPDDTLGMHRVEVLCANCHSHLGHVFSGEGYPTPTDQRYCINSISLTLVPTED, encoded by the coding sequence ATGAGTTCCATTCCCGCCCCGAAGCTGGAACTGTCCGACGACGAGTGGCGCAAGCGACTGAACCCGGCCGAATACGCCGTGCTCCGCGAGGCCGGCACCGAGCGTCCGTTCACCGGCGAGTACACCGACACCAAGACTGAAGGCGTCTACGCCTGCCGGGCCTGCGGCGCCGAATTGTTCCGCAGCACCGAGAAATTCGAATCGCACTGCGGCTGGCCGTCGTTTTTCGACCCGTCGCATTCCGAAGCCGTCATCCTGCGTCCGGATGACACCCTCGGTATGCACCGGGTGGAAGTCCTGTGCGCGAACTGCCACAGCCACCTCGGTCACGTGTTCAGCGGTGAGGGCTACCCGACCCCGACCGACCAGCGCTACTGCATCAATTCGATTTCGCTGACATTGGTGCCCACGGAGGATTAG
- a CDS encoding putative bifunctional diguanylate cyclase/phosphodiesterase yields the protein MRQLLGNASPVLAVVLAAVVLPAIAAVAIAHSPTAPTIAAFKITLTLAAVSAVGAAVRTALLSRGQARLAWSGLALGLGGFGVGVGVRAWDALSGRERVFPFEADLLRLLLPLGGCVLVLLLPLGLGRMSRVRLLLDGLVVAGSFVIVAWIGALEDAYRNRPGDRALLATSTAYPMFDAALVTIALLVFIRALPGQRLTTGLITAASLCFALTNDAAVSYIVAQRYSEHRVIAVGWLAGLLLFAAAAIAGRACEYRHAFAVRPPSSASVLLPFVPVAAATVATFTREPKDLLTSPTTVAGGLLIAAFLARQLLVVGENRRLFAAVTDQALRDPLTGLANRAVFHDRVSHAMQMRNRGGVSVAVMALDIDEFKMVNETFGHHAGDELLNLVGLRILTVVRTGDTVARVGGDEFAVLIQGDDDHSHVIAHRVAESFDLPYAVDGQELMVRASVGLAVADSDDPDVGAEELLKRSDIALDAAKTSRVAGVHTFTAEMEADFFAAGIVPPTPQSAATGARGSAVRLLGELRRAIDQGQLTLVYQPKLDLRTSGIVAAEALVRWPHPERGVLSPDAFLPLVRRHGLMGAVTDLVVRRALDDARVWHDAGFAIPVAVNVSAPSLGTARLASTVSDALRDRGLPASALIVEITEDVVLEGLEQASRVLRDLRAKGVKIAVDDFGSGYSALSYLRDLPIDHVKLDRRFIAPITSDPRAAVVVRAVINLAHELGLATVAEGIEDAETLAQLREYGCDVGQGYYFSPPVPFERLLAMLANPPWAPMSAKSN from the coding sequence ATGCGGCAGCTGCTTGGCAACGCCAGTCCTGTCCTCGCCGTTGTCCTTGCCGCGGTCGTACTTCCGGCGATTGCCGCCGTCGCGATCGCACATTCGCCAACCGCCCCAACCATCGCTGCCTTCAAGATCACCCTCACCCTCGCGGCCGTGTCGGCGGTCGGTGCCGCTGTACGTACGGCGCTATTGAGCCGGGGGCAGGCGCGGCTGGCCTGGTCGGGACTTGCCTTGGGGCTCGGGGGTTTCGGCGTCGGGGTCGGGGTGCGGGCGTGGGACGCGCTCAGCGGTCGCGAACGAGTATTTCCCTTCGAAGCGGACCTGCTGCGCCTCCTGCTTCCGCTGGGTGGGTGTGTGCTGGTGCTGCTGCTGCCGCTGGGGTTGGGCCGGATGTCGCGCGTGCGGTTGCTGCTCGACGGACTCGTCGTTGCCGGGTCATTCGTGATCGTGGCCTGGATCGGGGCACTGGAGGACGCATACCGGAACCGTCCCGGCGATCGCGCGTTGTTGGCCACGTCGACGGCCTACCCGATGTTCGACGCGGCGTTGGTGACGATTGCCCTGCTGGTGTTCATCCGGGCCTTACCGGGCCAGCGCTTGACGACCGGACTGATCACTGCGGCCAGCCTCTGCTTCGCTCTGACCAACGATGCGGCCGTCTCTTACATTGTGGCACAGCGCTATTCAGAACATCGTGTCATCGCGGTAGGATGGCTCGCCGGCTTGTTGTTGTTCGCCGCCGCCGCCATTGCCGGACGGGCATGTGAGTACCGGCACGCCTTCGCGGTGCGGCCGCCGTCGTCGGCGTCGGTGCTACTGCCCTTCGTGCCGGTGGCCGCGGCCACCGTGGCGACGTTCACCCGGGAACCGAAGGATCTGCTGACCAGCCCGACGACGGTCGCAGGCGGGCTACTGATCGCCGCGTTCCTGGCTCGTCAACTGCTTGTCGTGGGCGAGAACCGGAGGCTCTTCGCTGCCGTCACCGACCAGGCTCTTCGCGATCCGTTGACCGGCCTGGCCAACCGCGCGGTGTTCCACGATCGGGTGAGTCATGCCATGCAGATGCGCAACCGAGGTGGCGTGTCGGTCGCGGTGATGGCTCTCGACATCGACGAATTCAAGATGGTCAACGAGACTTTCGGCCATCATGCCGGCGACGAACTGCTCAACCTCGTAGGCTTGCGAATCCTCACCGTTGTCCGGACCGGCGACACCGTGGCCCGCGTCGGTGGCGACGAGTTCGCCGTCCTCATCCAGGGTGACGACGACCATTCCCACGTCATCGCCCACCGGGTGGCGGAGTCGTTCGACCTGCCGTATGCCGTCGACGGCCAGGAGCTGATGGTCCGGGCCAGTGTTGGCCTTGCGGTGGCCGACAGCGACGATCCCGACGTCGGTGCCGAGGAACTCTTGAAGCGTTCGGACATCGCGCTGGACGCCGCCAAGACATCTCGCGTTGCGGGAGTGCACACGTTCACCGCCGAGATGGAGGCCGACTTCTTCGCCGCCGGCATCGTGCCGCCTACACCGCAGAGTGCTGCCACCGGGGCTCGTGGGTCGGCGGTCCGGCTGCTCGGTGAGCTCCGGCGCGCCATCGACCAGGGGCAGCTCACGCTGGTCTATCAGCCCAAGCTCGACCTCCGCACGTCCGGCATCGTTGCGGCCGAGGCGTTGGTGCGCTGGCCGCATCCCGAGCGCGGGGTGCTCAGTCCTGACGCGTTCCTGCCGCTGGTTCGTCGGCATGGGTTGATGGGAGCCGTCACCGACCTCGTGGTGAGGCGAGCCCTTGACGACGCTCGGGTCTGGCACGATGCGGGGTTCGCCATTCCGGTCGCGGTGAACGTGTCCGCGCCGTCGCTGGGCACCGCCCGGCTGGCCAGCACCGTGTCAGATGCGCTGCGAGACCGTGGACTTCCCGCGTCCGCATTGATCGTCGAGATCACCGAGGATGTGGTGTTGGAGGGCCTGGAGCAGGCCTCGCGCGTCTTGCGCGACCTTCGGGCCAAGGGGGTCAAGATCGCCGTCGACGACTTCGGCAGTGGCTACTCGGCACTGTCGTATCTACGCGATCTGCCCATCGATCATGTCAAACTGGACCGTCGCTTCATCGCGCCGATCACGTCGGATCCCCGTGCAGCAGTGGTCGTTCGGGCGGTGATCAACCTCGCTCACGAACTGGGACTGGCCACCGTCGCGGAAGGGATCGAGGACGCCGAAACGCTGGCGCAGTTACGCGAATACGGGTGCGATGTCGGGCAGGGCTACTACTTCAGCCCGCCGGTGCCGTTCGAACGGCTGCTCGCGATGCTCGCTAATCCTCCGTGGGCACCAATGTCAGCGAAATCGAATTGA
- the aftC gene encoding arabinofuranan 3-O-arabinosyltransferase, which produces MYGATVALADSSRSGLLAAFRPRTSPPTTPAVLRSVLWPIAIMSIIHRSYVLSSNGYITDDFGPVYRAVSNFRRGLDIYNEHFDYVDPHYLYPPGGTLLMAPFGYLPVFASHNWFVFFNTAAMIIAACLLVRLFRFPLSSVALPALLLAMFCTESVTNTLVFTNINGCILLCEVLFFRWMLDGKVSHQWLAGVVIGLSLVVKPVLAVLLLLPLLNRQWRVLVAAFVVPVVFNVAAWPLVADPMNFVRRTLPYILSTRDYFNSSVLGNGVYYGLPMWLIVVLRVIFLVLAVASLWLLHRYYKHRDPLFWMLTSSGVLLIASWLVLSLAQGYYSMMLFPFLMTVVLPNSVVRNWPAWLATYGFLTMDRWLMWRWPTTGRFLEYMKITYGWSLMLVVVFCVLYFRYADAKAENRLTDGIDPPWMREPRAGAAGTVNA; this is translated from the coding sequence GTGTACGGTGCGACCGTGGCGCTAGCTGACTCATCGCGATCCGGCCTGCTGGCCGCATTCCGCCCCCGGACCAGCCCACCCACCACCCCAGCGGTCCTGCGTTCGGTGCTGTGGCCGATCGCGATCATGTCGATCATTCACCGCAGCTATGTGCTGTCGTCCAACGGTTACATCACCGACGACTTCGGCCCGGTGTATCGGGCGGTGTCGAATTTCCGGCGCGGCCTCGACATCTACAACGAGCACTTCGACTACGTGGATCCGCACTACCTCTACCCGCCCGGCGGCACCCTGCTGATGGCACCGTTCGGCTATCTGCCGGTCTTCGCCTCACACAACTGGTTCGTGTTCTTCAACACCGCGGCGATGATCATCGCCGCATGCCTGCTGGTGCGGCTGTTCAGGTTCCCGCTGAGCTCGGTGGCCCTGCCTGCGCTGCTGCTGGCCATGTTCTGCACCGAGTCGGTGACGAACACGCTGGTGTTCACCAACATCAACGGCTGCATCCTGCTGTGCGAGGTGCTGTTCTTCCGCTGGATGCTCGACGGCAAGGTCAGCCATCAGTGGCTGGCGGGTGTGGTGATCGGGTTGTCGCTGGTGGTCAAGCCGGTGCTCGCCGTGCTGCTCCTGCTGCCGCTGCTCAACCGGCAGTGGCGGGTGCTCGTGGCCGCGTTCGTGGTGCCGGTGGTGTTCAACGTCGCGGCGTGGCCGCTGGTGGCCGACCCGATGAACTTCGTGCGGCGCACCCTGCCCTACATCCTCTCGACGCGCGACTACTTCAACAGCTCAGTGCTGGGCAACGGCGTGTACTACGGCCTGCCGATGTGGCTGATCGTGGTGCTGCGGGTGATCTTCCTGGTGCTGGCGGTGGCCAGTCTGTGGCTGCTGCACCGCTATTACAAACACCGCGACCCGCTGTTCTGGATGCTCACCTCGTCGGGTGTGCTGCTGATCGCCTCGTGGCTGGTGCTGTCGCTGGCCCAGGGCTACTACTCGATGATGCTGTTCCCGTTCCTGATGACGGTCGTGCTGCCGAATTCGGTGGTGCGCAACTGGCCGGCCTGGCTGGCCACCTACGGATTCCTGACGATGGACCGCTGGCTGATGTGGCGCTGGCCGACGACGGGGCGCTTCCTGGAGTACATGAAGATCACCTACGGCTGGTCGCTGATGCTGGTCGTGGTGTTCTGCGTGCTGTACTTCCGCTACGCCGACGCCAAGGCCGAAAACCGGCTGACCGACGGTATCGATCCGCCGTGGATGCGCGAACCGCGAGCCGGCGCCGCGGGTACCGTGAACGCATGA
- a CDS encoding putative bifunctional diguanylate cyclase/phosphodiesterase, protein MLTPAVNMVPAADGEGATMPKASRVAVGAVVVFVVFVVVILSGWLHGPTLTVVDDFALLALAIPAVAFSALAARSLWGRRRLAWASMTVGLLGWTVGEAIWTVYEVHLHQPPFPSIADVAFLVMPVGACAALLLLPAEHTSQSRARLFLDGVIMAGSLFLVSWVTILHPLYQSDAPDQLGFVISLAYPLSDIVILTVAGVALVRSTGQHRLSLILLTAGLACFALADSAFAYLTATDSYSSGNVIDIGWAAGLLFISVAASAAHESKRKRRNSFVLPGWASVWLPYTPLLVAGVVAAAQPVPDLKSRPVLIVASILVVTVLGRQFLAVKENRLLVATVADQALHDPLTGLANRALFSDRLGHAMHLHEREGLSLAVLAVDLNEFKLVNDHLGHLVGDDLLVGVAQRLRHCVRPGDTVARLGGDEFSILVEGGNDVAELVGNRVVEAFEEPFVLNGHELLMRPSVGLALAESDEPDLTADELLQRADTAMYSAKRSRARVVQTYSPEMQLLTEVDDKMLFGPTAPPPGLGAAGSIQLLGRLRAAIDEAALTLAYQPKFDLQTGRIVGVEALLRWPQPDGSVLAPEAFLPLVRRHGLMGSVTQMVISRALEDASKWRRAGVDIPVAVNLFAPSMANVGLPATITQALADHGLPPSALAVEITEELFLDSTERTRLVLNELRRNGIRIAIDDFGSGYSALSYLRDLPIDEVKLDRSFIAPIAADDRAAAVVRAVVGLAHVLDLTVVVEGVEDAETAALVRELGCGVGQGYFYGVPVPADQVPGLVTGGLGGLPSGWPGSTPGAGVKGC, encoded by the coding sequence ATGCTGACGCCGGCCGTCAATATGGTGCCGGCGGCCGACGGGGAGGGTGCCACGATGCCCAAGGCTTCTCGTGTCGCGGTCGGGGCCGTTGTGGTGTTTGTCGTGTTCGTCGTTGTCATCCTGAGTGGCTGGCTGCATGGCCCGACACTGACGGTCGTCGACGATTTCGCGCTTCTGGCGCTGGCGATCCCAGCGGTCGCGTTCTCCGCGCTGGCGGCGCGGTCGCTGTGGGGACGCCGGCGGTTGGCGTGGGCGTCGATGACCGTCGGCTTGCTGGGATGGACTGTGGGAGAAGCGATTTGGACTGTTTACGAGGTCCATTTGCATCAGCCGCCATTCCCGTCGATCGCAGATGTGGCATTCCTGGTGATGCCGGTGGGCGCCTGTGCCGCCCTGCTGCTGCTTCCCGCTGAGCACACCAGCCAGTCGCGGGCACGGTTGTTCCTCGACGGTGTGATCATGGCCGGCTCGCTGTTCCTGGTGAGTTGGGTGACGATCCTGCACCCGCTGTATCAGTCCGACGCGCCGGATCAGCTCGGCTTCGTCATCTCGCTGGCGTATCCACTGTCCGACATCGTCATCCTCACGGTGGCCGGCGTGGCGCTGGTCAGGTCGACCGGCCAGCATCGGTTGTCGCTGATCCTGCTGACAGCAGGGCTGGCCTGTTTCGCGTTGGCGGACAGCGCGTTTGCCTATCTCACGGCAACAGATTCCTACAGTTCCGGCAACGTCATCGACATCGGGTGGGCTGCGGGCTTGCTGTTCATCAGCGTGGCAGCGTCCGCGGCCCACGAAAGTAAACGCAAGCGGCGCAACTCGTTCGTTCTGCCGGGTTGGGCATCGGTGTGGCTCCCTTACACGCCCCTGTTGGTCGCCGGGGTGGTGGCTGCCGCGCAACCGGTCCCGGATCTGAAGTCTCGGCCCGTTTTGATCGTGGCAAGCATTCTGGTGGTGACTGTCCTGGGCCGTCAGTTCCTCGCCGTGAAGGAGAATCGGCTGCTGGTGGCCACGGTCGCCGACCAGGCGTTGCACGACCCACTCACCGGGCTGGCCAATCGCGCGTTGTTCAGCGACCGTCTCGGCCACGCGATGCACCTCCATGAGCGAGAAGGTCTTTCGCTCGCGGTCCTGGCAGTGGACCTCAACGAATTCAAGCTCGTCAACGACCACCTCGGCCATTTGGTCGGCGACGACCTGCTGGTGGGCGTCGCGCAGCGGCTGCGTCACTGCGTCCGGCCGGGTGACACGGTGGCACGGCTCGGGGGCGACGAGTTCTCGATCCTCGTCGAGGGGGGCAACGATGTCGCAGAGCTCGTCGGCAACCGGGTCGTCGAGGCCTTCGAGGAGCCGTTCGTCCTCAACGGCCACGAGCTGTTGATGCGCCCGAGTGTCGGACTCGCACTGGCTGAGTCGGATGAGCCGGATCTGACGGCCGACGAGTTGCTGCAGCGGGCCGACACCGCGATGTACTCCGCGAAGCGGTCACGGGCTCGGGTGGTGCAGACCTACTCCCCGGAGATGCAGTTGCTGACCGAAGTGGACGACAAGATGCTGTTCGGCCCGACGGCACCGCCCCCCGGATTGGGGGCGGCGGGATCGATCCAACTGCTCGGCAGGCTCCGGGCGGCGATCGACGAGGCTGCGCTCACTCTGGCCTACCAGCCGAAGTTCGATCTGCAGACCGGCCGGATCGTCGGGGTGGAGGCCCTTCTGCGCTGGCCGCAACCCGACGGCAGCGTCTTGGCGCCCGAGGCGTTTCTGCCTCTGGTGCGACGCCACGGCCTCATGGGCTCGGTCACCCAGATGGTCATCAGCCGGGCCCTCGAGGATGCGTCGAAGTGGCGCCGGGCTGGTGTCGACATTCCGGTGGCCGTCAATCTGTTCGCGCCGTCGATGGCCAACGTCGGCCTCCCGGCCACGATCACCCAGGCGCTGGCCGACCACGGCCTGCCGCCATCGGCGTTGGCGGTGGAGATCACCGAGGAACTCTTCCTGGACAGCACCGAGCGGACGCGCCTTGTTTTGAATGAATTGCGGCGTAACGGAATTCGAATAGCGATCGACGATTTCGGGAGTGGCTACTCGGCACTGTCCTACCTGCGGGACCTGCCGATCGACGAAGTGAAGCTGGACCGCAGCTTCATCGCGCCGATTGCCGCCGACGACCGGGCGGCGGCGGTGGTACGGGCGGTCGTCGGCCTTGCTCATGTGCTGGACCTGACGGTGGTGGTCGAGGGTGTCGAGGACGCCGAAACCGCCGCGCTGGTGCGCGAACTGGGGTGTGGCGTCGGGCAAGGCTATTTCTACGGAGTTCCGGTGCCAGCCGATCAGGTGCCCGGTTTGGTGACCGGCGGGTTAGGCGGCCTGCCGAGCGGGTGGCCCGGGTCCACACCTGGGGCGGGAGTGAAAGGTTGTTAG
- a CDS encoding pyrimidine reductase family protein, whose amino-acid sequence MADPSSNDPDGTNFTLLGGAGAADIVDDDRLYELYAYPAAAERCVVRGNMIASLDGGAATEGTSGGLGGAGDRRLFRVLRELADVIVVGAGTAHGEGYSGAQMTIAQRGNRQLRGQGEVPPIALVTRSGRVDNDWPVLTRTEVTPLVLTCADVAADTGARLGGAAEVIACSGDDPAEVDPAVALAALAERGLRRVLCEGGPTLLGTFIDHGLLDELCLTTAPTLVGGEAPRIAGGSGQVLTPMHRAHLMSDGEGYLYGRYTRVG is encoded by the coding sequence ATGGCCGACCCGAGCTCGAACGACCCGGATGGGACGAACTTCACGCTGTTGGGTGGCGCCGGCGCCGCCGACATCGTCGATGACGACCGGCTCTACGAGCTCTACGCCTACCCTGCCGCCGCGGAGAGGTGCGTGGTCCGCGGCAACATGATCGCCAGTCTCGACGGCGGCGCCGCCACCGAGGGCACCTCGGGCGGGCTCGGCGGCGCCGGTGACCGGCGGCTGTTCCGGGTACTGCGCGAACTGGCCGACGTCATCGTCGTCGGTGCGGGCACCGCACATGGCGAGGGCTACTCGGGTGCCCAGATGACCATCGCACAGCGCGGCAACCGGCAGCTCCGCGGCCAGGGCGAGGTCCCGCCGATCGCGCTGGTCACCCGGTCCGGCCGAGTCGACAACGACTGGCCGGTGCTGACCCGCACCGAGGTAACCCCCCTGGTGCTCACGTGTGCCGACGTCGCGGCGGACACCGGCGCCCGGCTGGGCGGCGCGGCCGAGGTGATCGCCTGCTCGGGCGACGACCCGGCCGAGGTGGACCCGGCCGTCGCACTTGCCGCGCTGGCCGAGCGGGGATTGCGCCGGGTGCTCTGCGAAGGCGGACCCACGCTGTTGGGCACGTTCATCGACCACGGCCTGCTCGACGAGCTGTGCCTGACCACCGCCCCGACGCTGGTCGGCGGCGAGGCACCGCGGATCGCGGGCGGCTCCGGTCAGGTGCTGACCCCGATGCACCGCGCACACCTGATGTCGGACGGCGAGGGCTATCTGTACGGACGCTACACACGCGTCGGCTGA
- a CDS encoding alpha/beta fold hydrolase: protein MRDRRVWAPQAIVSLGTVALTVLLSGCAPWLAANPQFASDKAHNPSGPTTTNPAGGPPAIAAPKNELGWKDCTSKVFGDAGTPPAPGVILECASYDADLDPIAGATGTVSIGVVRARSVQTPPDAGPLVFTTGSDIPSSMQLPVWLSRSGADVLKSHPVVSVDRRGIGMSSPVDCRDSFDRQEMRDQAQFESGDDPVANLGAITMTATTSCTDTIAPGDSAYDNARAAEDLERLRSTWDVPALALIGVGNGAQIALAYAGSHPDKVARLVLDSPVPPGVNAEAAAEEQVKGQQAALDAFAQQCVAVNCALGPDPKGAVDSLLAAARAGRGPGGVSVAVLANAIVTALGYPSGDRIGSTVSLANALAAARGGDANQLNSLINRAEAMRDSDGQFINSCSDALNRPTPDRVRELVVQWGKLYPQFGTVGALDLVKCLNWPSGAAPKEPKDLKVNVLLLGVQNDPIAGNQGVPASSATIINAGAASKRVMWQGIGHGASIYTACALPPMMSYLDSGNMPPTDTYCPA, encoded by the coding sequence ATGCGCGATCGTCGGGTCTGGGCCCCCCAGGCCATCGTCAGCCTCGGCACCGTGGCGCTGACTGTTCTGCTGTCCGGATGTGCCCCGTGGCTGGCCGCCAACCCGCAGTTCGCCAGCGACAAGGCGCACAACCCGTCGGGCCCGACCACCACCAATCCGGCGGGCGGACCGCCGGCCATCGCGGCACCCAAGAACGAGCTGGGCTGGAAAGACTGCACATCGAAGGTATTCGGTGACGCGGGGACCCCGCCCGCGCCCGGCGTGATCCTCGAGTGCGCAAGCTATGACGCCGACCTCGACCCGATCGCCGGAGCCACCGGCACGGTGAGCATCGGCGTGGTGCGCGCCCGCTCGGTGCAGACCCCACCCGACGCCGGGCCGCTGGTGTTCACCACCGGATCCGACATCCCGTCGTCGATGCAGCTGCCGGTGTGGCTCTCCCGGTCCGGCGCCGACGTCCTCAAGAGCCATCCCGTCGTCTCCGTGGACCGCCGCGGCATCGGCATGTCCAGCCCGGTGGACTGCCGCGACTCGTTCGATCGCCAAGAGATGCGCGACCAGGCGCAGTTCGAGTCCGGCGACGACCCGGTCGCCAACCTCGGCGCGATCACCATGACCGCGACGACGAGCTGCACCGACACCATCGCGCCCGGCGACTCCGCCTACGACAACGCCCGCGCCGCCGAGGATCTCGAACGGCTGCGCAGCACCTGGGACGTGCCTGCGCTGGCGCTGATCGGTGTCGGCAATGGCGCGCAGATCGCCCTGGCCTACGCGGGTTCCCACCCCGACAAGGTGGCCCGGCTGGTGCTCGACTCCCCCGTGCCGCCCGGCGTCAACGCCGAAGCCGCGGCCGAGGAACAGGTCAAAGGTCAGCAGGCCGCCCTCGACGCGTTCGCCCAGCAGTGCGTGGCGGTCAACTGCGCGCTCGGGCCCGACCCGAAGGGCGCCGTCGACTCGCTGCTGGCGGCGGCCAGGGCGGGCCGCGGCCCCGGCGGGGTGTCGGTGGCGGTACTGGCCAACGCGATCGTCACCGCGCTCGGCTACCCGAGCGGGGACCGCATCGGCAGCACCGTGAGCCTGGCCAACGCCCTCGCCGCCGCCCGCGGCGGTGACGCCAACCAGCTGAACAGTCTGATCAACCGGGCCGAGGCGATGCGCGACAGCGACGGCCAGTTCATCAACTCCTGCAGCGACGCCCTGAACCGCCCGACGCCGGACCGGGTGCGTGAACTCGTCGTCCAGTGGGGCAAGCTCTACCCGCAGTTCGGCACCGTCGGCGCGCTCGATCTGGTGAAGTGCCTGAATTGGCCCAGTGGCGCCGCCCCCAAGGAACCCAAGGACCTGAAGGTCAACGTGCTGCTGCTGGGTGTGCAGAACGATCCGATCGCAGGCAACCAAGGGGTACCCGCGTCTTCGGCCACCATCATCAACGCCGGCGCGGCCAGCAAGCGAGTGATGTGGCAGGGCATCGGGCACGGCGCCAGCATCTACACGGCCTGCGCGCTGCCGCCCATGATGAGCTATCTGGACAGCGGGAACATGCCGCCCACCGACACCTACTGCCCCGCCTGA